One window of Triticum dicoccoides isolate Atlit2015 ecotype Zavitan chromosome 5A, WEW_v2.0, whole genome shotgun sequence genomic DNA carries:
- the LOC119302222 gene encoding uncharacterized protein LOC119302222, whose product MEQVFQVVSEKVSSSVVIVRQHPYGRYCVGSVVSPPSNTDTTAIMTSSCLSEESGRIFVHFNDNTELEARRLVSADRFTLLEVDYKAGCSMIEFSEIDVNQPSDAFILAPNSKSCLSHIPAFVVQPSCAARDAKMNNIEGSENYFLVLCRSGNLLNVGYAIQNQLMSAPVFDLNGKVIGLVTSQCGTDKTKNDIKIGLLASHAQKIRDDLLEESKKEMKVAERSEESKQHEEGAETNSSAGTRKKKRRLMKGGKPVC is encoded by the exons ATGGAGCAAGTATTCCAAGTTGTTTCTGAGAAGGTCTCTAGCTCTGTTGTGATTGTTCGACAGCATCCATATGGTCGATATTGTGTTGGTTCTGTAGTTTCCCCTCCATCAAATACCGATACAACAGCAATAATGACATCCTCGTGTTTGAGTGAAGAAAGCGGTAGAATCTTTGTTCACTTCAATGACAACACTGAACTGGAAGCAAGGAGATTAGTGTCTGCAGATCGATTCACTTTGCTAGAAGTTGACTACAAAGCTGGTTGCAGTATGATTGAATTTAGTGAAATAGATGTTAATCAACCCTCAGATGCTTTTATTCTCGCTCCTAACTCGAAATCCTGTTTATCACATATCCCAGCATTTGTGGTACAGCCTTCCTGTGCTGCAAGGGATGCCAAAATGAATAACATCGAAGGATCTGAGAATTACTTTTTGGTCTTATGTCGCTCTGGGAACTTGCTTAACGTAGGATATGCTATTCAGAACCAGTTAATGTCTGCTCCGGTTTTTGATTTAAACGGCAAAGTTATTGGGCTAGTGACTTCTCAGTGTGGCACGGATAAGACCAAAAATGATATCAAGATTGGACTTTTAGCCTCTCATGCTCAG AAGATTCGTGATGACCTACTAGAGGAAAGCAAGAAAGAAATGAAGGTAGCTGAGCGCTCTGAGGAAAGCAAGCAGCATGAAGAAGGAGCTGAGACTAACAGCTCCGCGGGTACAAG AAAAAAGAAAAGGAGACTCATGAAGGGAGGAAAGCCAGTATGCTGA